GTTTAAGTGTAAGGTCAAAGTTGAAAACATTGGTGGGGATAAATCCTTATGTGAATCTACCACCTGGACTACCAAACCGTGGAAACAACACCTGTTATGTAAATTCTGTTGTTCAGTGTTTAGCCCATACTCCACTTCTTGTCAAATCACtcataaaagaagtaaaatttATTTCACATGCACTAAATGTCGAAactcattttttgaaaaaattcgcAGAAATATTAGAACAATGTTCTGTTCCTCCTGGTTCGTCCGATAAGAAGATAGTCGATAACGTGCCGTTTTGTAATGCCGTTTCGATGTTAGTGCCGCATTTAGTGTCAAATCCACGCCACGGACCTCAACAGCAACAGGATGCCGCAGAGATACTTCTCTGGTTGCTTAACAAAACTAACGAGTTACTTGTTTTGAACGGAAATAAACCTAACGGGCCGCAGACTAGAAGTAGACTGCTGAAACCAGCCGTTGCTAACAACTTTAAGTGGAGAAATAAAGTGGTTAACAAGTTGCTTTGCAGCTACGAAAGCAATGAAACCAATAAATTAACAGCAATCAAAAATGAGGAAACTTCAAAACTGAAAAAATATGATACTATGCACTCGCTTTCTTGTTTCCAGTCAGTCGCTGTGTTATCAGATGTATCCTGGGTAAAGTATTGTCGTAATCATGCAACCGTCATCACCGAACTGTTTGCGGGGCAGTTAGCTGAAGTTCGACAAAGCTATATAACCAATCAAGTGTCGTTTAGTACGCAAGCGTTTCACATTTTGCCGGTTCCGCTCGTTGATCCCCGTACGATATCCGGACTCGTCCACCTCCAAGATTGCATACTAGCTATGGGATCGCTAGATCAACTCGGTAGCGAGGATAAAAGCTTGCACGATAGCGTAACCAATTTGAACAGAAGCGACGAAGTAAGAAGCGCTTCAAATAGTTCGTTGCTGAGTAATCATTCATTTACCGACGGACAATATCAAACCATTTTGCGGTTTCCACCAAAATGCTTAATTCTTCAACTTAACCGGTTCTGTTTTGATCACGATGAAAATATAGTTCGCAAAATTCGTTCCCCGGTTAATATCCTAGAACAAAATCTTGATCTATCATGTTTATCATACGATAAGAAAAACGTAAATGGCCGCAGTAATACAGACTACCTGTACGATTTGTACGGAGTTTGTGTCCACGAAGGAGGAGGTAATTCGCAGTATGGCCATTATTTATCGCTGTGTCAACTTGACGATGGTAAATGGTATAAATTTGATGATGAACTTGTGTCGCAGGTGAACATTACCTATGAATGTAGTTCACTGCCCACAAGAGAAGGGGCCTATTTGCTCTTTTACAAACGTCAAGCTGATTTTAGATAAAATTCTTGCCAACAaatgttttatcatttttttttatgactaCTAAATTGACATGCTGACTGATTCACTACTCTATGTAGCTGTATTTCATGTAATGTAAGTTATTTCGATAATATTTTAACAAGAACATTAGAGTTAAAGTGCAGTGCTCTCATACTAAACGTCCTTCAAGTCCTGTCTAatttttatgttattaatattttaaagttaaatgCTTTTGAAGCgtttcaatttaatattttgtttgtgtaaatactctgttaatttaatattgcCCTATTTCACTGTATATAGTTTAGtagtaataattgtttatatttatttgaggGTAAAAATTTAATGAAGTGGCGATATggcaattttaatttaattcgtAAATAGAagtgaaaaaatgtatttcataaTAGTAGTGTTTTTTGAAATGTTACTTTACTAATGTACaactatttgtatt
This DNA window, taken from Antedon mediterranea chromosome 9, ecAntMedi1.1, whole genome shotgun sequence, encodes the following:
- the LOC140059082 gene encoding ubiquitin carboxyl-terminal hydrolase 8-like, with product MMMAAFVSMLLASIGFGLIEFAVFLLVDYIVKALLQSVNDKRQHCHIWAFEAMVLFLLSSIIYAVHHLPYLLIILATITFVSAILQYFDLVYNINNFLSNFHNRFRYRKFLDFSFDYEEELSEDSPVHMNSRVHARPTLRREPPSPTSIDNFISPIRNRIESPANFTPKNIARTSTPCSDQSLSVRSKLKTLVGINPYVNLPPGLPNRGNNTCYVNSVVQCLAHTPLLVKSLIKEVKFISHALNVETHFLKKFAEILEQCSVPPGSSDKKIVDNVPFCNAVSMLVPHLVSNPRHGPQQQQDAAEILLWLLNKTNELLVLNGNKPNGPQTRSRLLKPAVANNFKWRNKVVNKLLCSYESNETNKLTAIKNEETSKLKKYDTMHSLSCFQSVAVLSDVSWVKYCRNHATVITELFAGQLAEVRQSYITNQVSFSTQAFHILPVPLVDPRTISGLVHLQDCILAMGSLDQLGSEDKSLHDSVTNLNRSDEVRSASNSSLLSNHSFTDGQYQTILRFPPKCLILQLNRFCFDHDENIVRKIRSPVNILEQNLDLSCLSYDKKNVNGRSNTDYLYDLYGVCVHEGGGNSQYGHYLSLCQLDDGKWYKFDDELVSQVNITYECSSLPTREGAYLLFYKRQADFR